A single Klebsiella variicola DNA region contains:
- a CDS encoding SprT family zinc-dependent metalloprotease → MKTPRIPIAIQQAVMRSLREHLAKANLKLERRYAEPTLVYQQRGTSAGTAWLEKNEIRLNPVLLLENQQEFIDEVVPHELAHLLVWQHFGRVAPHGKEWKWMMENVLGVPARRTHRFELDSVRQNTFPYRCRCQQHQLTVRRHNRVVRGEATYRCVHCGDLLVAEK, encoded by the coding sequence ATGAAAACACCCCGTATTCCCATCGCTATTCAGCAGGCCGTGATGCGCAGCCTGCGGGAGCATCTCGCCAAAGCGAACCTCAAACTGGAACGCCGCTACGCTGAGCCGACGCTGGTCTACCAGCAGCGCGGTACCTCCGCCGGCACCGCCTGGCTGGAGAAAAACGAAATTCGTTTAAATCCGGTGCTGCTGCTGGAAAATCAGCAGGAGTTTATCGATGAAGTGGTGCCGCACGAGCTGGCGCACCTGCTGGTCTGGCAGCACTTTGGCCGCGTCGCGCCGCACGGTAAAGAGTGGAAATGGATGATGGAGAACGTCCTTGGCGTTCCCGCGCGTCGCACCCACCGTTTTGAACTCGATTCGGTCCGCCAGAACACCTTCCCCTACCGCTGTCGCTGTCAGCAGCATCAGCTCACCGTCCGTCGCCATAACCGGGTGGTGCGCGGCGAGGCCACCTACCGCTGCGTTCACTGCGGCGATCTGCTGGTGGCTGAAAAATAA
- a CDS encoding sugar porter family MFS transporter: MPDNKKQGRSNKTMTFFVCFLAALAGLLFGLDIGVIAGALPFIANEFQISAHTQEWVVSSMMFGAAVGAVGSGWLSFKLGRKKSLMIGAILFVAGSLFSAAAPNVEILLVSRVLLGLAVGVASYTAPLYLSEIAPEKIRGSMISMYQLMITIGILGAYLSDTAFSYSGAWRWMLGVIIIPAVLLLIGVIFLPDSPRWFAAKRRFVDAERVLLRLRDTSAEAKRELDEIRESLKVKQSGWSLFKDNSNFRRAVFLGILLQVMQQFTGMNVIMYYAPKIFELAGYANTTEQMWGTVIVGLTNVLATFIAIGLVDRWGRKPTLILGFIVMAAGMGVLGSMMHIGIHSSTAQYIAVLMLLMFIVGFAMSAGPLIWVLCSEIQPLKGRDFGITCSTATNWIANMIVGATFLTMLNSLGSANTFWVYGGLNVLFILLTIWLIPETKNVSLEHIERNLMQGRPLREIGARD, translated from the coding sequence ATGCCTGACAACAAAAAACAAGGGCGTTCGAACAAGACTATGACGTTCTTCGTCTGTTTCCTCGCCGCGCTGGCTGGCCTGCTGTTCGGCCTTGATATCGGTGTTATTGCGGGTGCCTTACCCTTTATTGCCAATGAGTTCCAGATTTCAGCCCACACCCAGGAGTGGGTGGTCAGCTCCATGATGTTCGGGGCTGCCGTCGGTGCGGTCGGCAGCGGCTGGCTCTCCTTCAAACTGGGCCGTAAAAAAAGCCTGATGATCGGCGCCATCCTCTTTGTCGCCGGCTCTCTGTTCTCCGCTGCCGCGCCAAACGTCGAGATCCTGCTGGTTTCCCGCGTGCTGCTGGGCCTGGCGGTGGGCGTCGCTTCATACACGGCTCCGCTGTATCTGTCGGAAATCGCGCCAGAGAAAATCCGCGGCAGTATGATTTCGATGTACCAGCTGATGATCACCATCGGGATCCTCGGCGCCTATCTCTCTGACACCGCTTTCAGCTACAGCGGCGCGTGGCGCTGGATGCTCGGCGTGATCATTATTCCGGCGGTATTGCTGCTGATCGGCGTTATCTTCCTGCCGGACAGCCCGCGCTGGTTCGCCGCCAAACGTCGTTTCGTCGATGCCGAACGCGTGCTGCTGCGCCTGCGCGATACCAGCGCCGAAGCGAAACGTGAGCTCGACGAAATCCGCGAAAGCCTGAAGGTGAAACAGTCCGGCTGGTCGCTGTTCAAAGACAACAGTAACTTCCGCCGCGCGGTGTTCCTCGGTATTCTGCTGCAGGTGATGCAGCAGTTCACCGGCATGAACGTCATCATGTACTACGCACCGAAGATTTTTGAACTGGCGGGCTATGCCAACACCACCGAGCAGATGTGGGGGACGGTGATCGTCGGTCTGACCAACGTGCTGGCCACCTTTATCGCTATCGGTCTGGTCGACCGCTGGGGCCGTAAACCAACGCTGATCCTCGGCTTTATCGTGATGGCCGCGGGCATGGGCGTGCTGGGTAGCATGATGCACATCGGCATTCACTCCTCTACCGCGCAGTACATCGCCGTCCTGATGCTGCTGATGTTCATCGTCGGTTTCGCCATGAGCGCCGGTCCGCTGATTTGGGTACTGTGTTCCGAAATCCAACCGCTGAAAGGCCGCGACTTCGGCATCACCTGCTCCACAGCGACCAACTGGATTGCCAATATGATTGTCGGCGCCACCTTCCTGACCATGCTCAACTCGCTGGGCAGCGCCAATACCTTCTGGGTGTACGGCGGTCTGAACGTGCTGTTTATCCTGCTGACTATCTGGCTGATTCCGGAAACCAAAAACGTCTCGCTGGAACATATTGAACGTAACCTGATGCAGGGTCGTCCGCTGCGTGAAATCGGCGCCCGCGACTAA